In Plodia interpunctella isolate USDA-ARS_2022_Savannah chromosome 17, ilPloInte3.2, whole genome shotgun sequence, one genomic interval encodes:
- the LOC128676890 gene encoding uncharacterized protein CG45076 isoform X1 produces MVYESDFYTTRRPYRPTSTYSSVTPLTSTYYLSSLLPYYHVPYITYIPKLSQAELIYRPTTRSVTRLVTYPEPPHHIVRVRVRPSVILRELDRINHRTRSTLAVSAVDDFFRSESTKAFEDESRRIRADTASLLQRARSVVPRAASVLPADTVYSYGYGEPVPYRFSNDAYIARLLVPLRSVAGNIHNISFYNEPAKRFTGRGHLACVHYSGNKAFSSRRPLYKELSIRDDVNLLSFYAKNRLAAAGLAVEKATVKLLPWRPSRKFQAPQIMEDPALELKAAKAEREARFRATTVEPVLTPSVDLAEIKKKRQEEARAAEEKALKEEAKREAERKSQADREAAERRKAEEEARKAEEAKRKAEEDARKAEEEAIKAEEARLAEEARLAEEARLAEEKKAEEARLAEEARLAEEARLAEEAKLAEEARLAEEARLAEEAKLAEEARLEEERQAEQRRQEELARLEELEKQAQEEREAELARQAAELAEIARQESELAAARLEELSKSESAENNEAFADAEESETPAADEPEPIVEEPASPEVLPEAAAEPADVSEDEQAEPDVTDEE; encoded by the exons CCGCTGACGTCGACGTACTACTTGTCGTCATTACTACCATACTACCACGTTCCGTACATCACATACATTCCTAAGCTGTCACAG gCTGAGTTAATATACCGGCCCACGACTCGCAGCGTCACCCGACTCGTCACGTATCCCGAGCCGCCACACCATATCGTGCGCGTGcgtgtccgtccgtccgtaaTCCTCAGAGAACTGGACCGCATCAACCACAGAACCAGGTCCACACTAGCTGTGTCGGCTGTCGACGACTTCTTCAGATCAGAGTCTACCAAA GCTTTCGAAGACGAGAGCCGCCGCATCCGCGCCGACACCGCATCATTGCTACAGCGCGCCCGCTCCGTGGTCCCTCGCGCCGCCTCCGTACTACCTGCTGACACTGTCTACTC GTACGGATATGGCGAGCCAGTGCCATACAGGTTCAGCAACGACGCTTACATCGCCAGGCTTCTGGTGCCTCTGCGCAGTGTTGCCGGCAATATCCACAACATTTCATTCTACAATGAACCCGCTAAGAGGTTCACCG GACGCGGACACCTCGCGTGCGTGCACTACTCCGGTAACAAGGCCTTCTCCAGCCGAAGACCCCTCTACAAGGAGCTCAGCATCAGAGACGACGTGAACCTCCTATCGTTCTATGCCAAGAACAGGCTCGCGGCCGCCGGTCTGGCCGTCGAGAAGGCCACAG TGAAACTGCTACCGTGGAGGCCGAGCCGCAAATTCCAGGCTCCCCAGATCATGGAAGACCCTGCCTTGGAGCTGAAGGCTGCGAAGGCAGAGAGGGAAGCGAGGTTCCGCGCCACGACTGTTGAACCAGTCCTGACTCCGTCTGTAGACTTGGcggaaattaaaaagaagaGACAAGAGGAAGCTCGCGCTGCTGAAGAAAA AGCACTAAAGGAAGAAGCTAAGCGCGAAGCTGAACGCAAATCCCAG GCAGACCGAGAGGCAGCAGAAAGGAGGAAGGCCGAGGAAGAAGCACGCAAAGCTGAAGAAGCTAAGCGTAAAGCCGAAGAAGACGCAAGAAAAGCTGAGGAAGAAGCCATTAAGGCTGAAGAGGCTCGTCTTGCTGAGGAGGCGCGCTTAGCGGAGGAAGCTAGATTAGCTGAGGAAAAGAAAGCTGAAGAAGCGAGACTTGCTGAAGAAGCAAGATTAGCAGAAGAAGCGAGATTAGCCGAAGAAGCAAAATTGGCCGAGGAAGCTAGATTAGCAGAAGAGGCCAGACTAGCGGAAGAGGCTAAGTTAGCAGAAGAAGCCAGACTAGAAGAGGAAAGGCAAGCGGAACAGAGGAGACAAGAGGAGCTCGCGCGTTTGGAAGAGCTGGAGAAACAAGCACAGGAGGAGCGCGAGGCAGAACTTGCACGACAG GCCGCTGAATTAGCAGAGATTGCAAGACAAGAATCAGAACTAGCCGCCGCCCGCCTCGAAGAGCTGTCCAAGAGCGAATCTGCTGAAAATAATGAAGCTTTCGCTGACGCTGAGGAGag CGAAACTCCAGCTGCAGATGAGCCCGAACCCATCGTAGAAGAACCGGCCAGCCCCGAAGTCCTCCCCGAAGCAGCCGCCGAGCCCGCTGACGTCAGCGAAGACGAGCAAGCGGAACCTGACGTCACGGACGaggaataa
- the LOC128676890 gene encoding uncharacterized protein CG45076 isoform X2 gives MVYESDFYTTRRPYRPTSTYSSVTAELIYRPTTRSVTRLVTYPEPPHHIVRVRVRPSVILRELDRINHRTRSTLAVSAVDDFFRSESTKAFEDESRRIRADTASLLQRARSVVPRAASVLPADTVYSYGYGEPVPYRFSNDAYIARLLVPLRSVAGNIHNISFYNEPAKRFTGRGHLACVHYSGNKAFSSRRPLYKELSIRDDVNLLSFYAKNRLAAAGLAVEKATVKLLPWRPSRKFQAPQIMEDPALELKAAKAEREARFRATTVEPVLTPSVDLAEIKKKRQEEARAAEEKALKEEAKREAERKSQADREAAERRKAEEEARKAEEAKRKAEEDARKAEEEAIKAEEARLAEEARLAEEARLAEEKKAEEARLAEEARLAEEARLAEEAKLAEEARLAEEARLAEEAKLAEEARLEEERQAEQRRQEELARLEELEKQAQEEREAELARQAAELAEIARQESELAAARLEELSKSESAENNEAFADAEESETPAADEPEPIVEEPASPEVLPEAAAEPADVSEDEQAEPDVTDEE, from the exons gCTGAGTTAATATACCGGCCCACGACTCGCAGCGTCACCCGACTCGTCACGTATCCCGAGCCGCCACACCATATCGTGCGCGTGcgtgtccgtccgtccgtaaTCCTCAGAGAACTGGACCGCATCAACCACAGAACCAGGTCCACACTAGCTGTGTCGGCTGTCGACGACTTCTTCAGATCAGAGTCTACCAAA GCTTTCGAAGACGAGAGCCGCCGCATCCGCGCCGACACCGCATCATTGCTACAGCGCGCCCGCTCCGTGGTCCCTCGCGCCGCCTCCGTACTACCTGCTGACACTGTCTACTC GTACGGATATGGCGAGCCAGTGCCATACAGGTTCAGCAACGACGCTTACATCGCCAGGCTTCTGGTGCCTCTGCGCAGTGTTGCCGGCAATATCCACAACATTTCATTCTACAATGAACCCGCTAAGAGGTTCACCG GACGCGGACACCTCGCGTGCGTGCACTACTCCGGTAACAAGGCCTTCTCCAGCCGAAGACCCCTCTACAAGGAGCTCAGCATCAGAGACGACGTGAACCTCCTATCGTTCTATGCCAAGAACAGGCTCGCGGCCGCCGGTCTGGCCGTCGAGAAGGCCACAG TGAAACTGCTACCGTGGAGGCCGAGCCGCAAATTCCAGGCTCCCCAGATCATGGAAGACCCTGCCTTGGAGCTGAAGGCTGCGAAGGCAGAGAGGGAAGCGAGGTTCCGCGCCACGACTGTTGAACCAGTCCTGACTCCGTCTGTAGACTTGGcggaaattaaaaagaagaGACAAGAGGAAGCTCGCGCTGCTGAAGAAAA AGCACTAAAGGAAGAAGCTAAGCGCGAAGCTGAACGCAAATCCCAG GCAGACCGAGAGGCAGCAGAAAGGAGGAAGGCCGAGGAAGAAGCACGCAAAGCTGAAGAAGCTAAGCGTAAAGCCGAAGAAGACGCAAGAAAAGCTGAGGAAGAAGCCATTAAGGCTGAAGAGGCTCGTCTTGCTGAGGAGGCGCGCTTAGCGGAGGAAGCTAGATTAGCTGAGGAAAAGAAAGCTGAAGAAGCGAGACTTGCTGAAGAAGCAAGATTAGCAGAAGAAGCGAGATTAGCCGAAGAAGCAAAATTGGCCGAGGAAGCTAGATTAGCAGAAGAGGCCAGACTAGCGGAAGAGGCTAAGTTAGCAGAAGAAGCCAGACTAGAAGAGGAAAGGCAAGCGGAACAGAGGAGACAAGAGGAGCTCGCGCGTTTGGAAGAGCTGGAGAAACAAGCACAGGAGGAGCGCGAGGCAGAACTTGCACGACAG GCCGCTGAATTAGCAGAGATTGCAAGACAAGAATCAGAACTAGCCGCCGCCCGCCTCGAAGAGCTGTCCAAGAGCGAATCTGCTGAAAATAATGAAGCTTTCGCTGACGCTGAGGAGag CGAAACTCCAGCTGCAGATGAGCCCGAACCCATCGTAGAAGAACCGGCCAGCCCCGAAGTCCTCCCCGAAGCAGCCGCCGAGCCCGCTGACGTCAGCGAAGACGAGCAAGCGGAACCTGACGTCACGGACGaggaataa
- the LOC128676890 gene encoding uncharacterized protein CG45076 isoform X3 — MVYESDFYTTRRPYRPTSTYSSVTPLTSTYYLSSLLPYYHVPYITYIPKLSQAELIYRPTTRSVTRLVTYPEPPHHIVRVRVRPSVILRELDRINHRTRSTLAVSAVDDFFRSESTKAFEDESRRIRADTASLLQRARSVVPRAASVLPADTVYSYGYGEPVPYRFSNDAYIARLLVPLRSVAGNIHNISFYNEPAKRFTVKLLPWRPSRKFQAPQIMEDPALELKAAKAEREARFRATTVEPVLTPSVDLAEIKKKRQEEARAAEEKALKEEAKREAERKSQADREAAERRKAEEEARKAEEAKRKAEEDARKAEEEAIKAEEARLAEEARLAEEARLAEEKKAEEARLAEEARLAEEARLAEEAKLAEEARLAEEARLAEEAKLAEEARLEEERQAEQRRQEELARLEELEKQAQEEREAELARQAAELAEIARQESELAAARLEELSKSESAENNEAFADAEESETPAADEPEPIVEEPASPEVLPEAAAEPADVSEDEQAEPDVTDEE, encoded by the exons CCGCTGACGTCGACGTACTACTTGTCGTCATTACTACCATACTACCACGTTCCGTACATCACATACATTCCTAAGCTGTCACAG gCTGAGTTAATATACCGGCCCACGACTCGCAGCGTCACCCGACTCGTCACGTATCCCGAGCCGCCACACCATATCGTGCGCGTGcgtgtccgtccgtccgtaaTCCTCAGAGAACTGGACCGCATCAACCACAGAACCAGGTCCACACTAGCTGTGTCGGCTGTCGACGACTTCTTCAGATCAGAGTCTACCAAA GCTTTCGAAGACGAGAGCCGCCGCATCCGCGCCGACACCGCATCATTGCTACAGCGCGCCCGCTCCGTGGTCCCTCGCGCCGCCTCCGTACTACCTGCTGACACTGTCTACTC GTACGGATATGGCGAGCCAGTGCCATACAGGTTCAGCAACGACGCTTACATCGCCAGGCTTCTGGTGCCTCTGCGCAGTGTTGCCGGCAATATCCACAACATTTCATTCTACAATGAACCCGCTAAGAGGTTCACCG TGAAACTGCTACCGTGGAGGCCGAGCCGCAAATTCCAGGCTCCCCAGATCATGGAAGACCCTGCCTTGGAGCTGAAGGCTGCGAAGGCAGAGAGGGAAGCGAGGTTCCGCGCCACGACTGTTGAACCAGTCCTGACTCCGTCTGTAGACTTGGcggaaattaaaaagaagaGACAAGAGGAAGCTCGCGCTGCTGAAGAAAA AGCACTAAAGGAAGAAGCTAAGCGCGAAGCTGAACGCAAATCCCAG GCAGACCGAGAGGCAGCAGAAAGGAGGAAGGCCGAGGAAGAAGCACGCAAAGCTGAAGAAGCTAAGCGTAAAGCCGAAGAAGACGCAAGAAAAGCTGAGGAAGAAGCCATTAAGGCTGAAGAGGCTCGTCTTGCTGAGGAGGCGCGCTTAGCGGAGGAAGCTAGATTAGCTGAGGAAAAGAAAGCTGAAGAAGCGAGACTTGCTGAAGAAGCAAGATTAGCAGAAGAAGCGAGATTAGCCGAAGAAGCAAAATTGGCCGAGGAAGCTAGATTAGCAGAAGAGGCCAGACTAGCGGAAGAGGCTAAGTTAGCAGAAGAAGCCAGACTAGAAGAGGAAAGGCAAGCGGAACAGAGGAGACAAGAGGAGCTCGCGCGTTTGGAAGAGCTGGAGAAACAAGCACAGGAGGAGCGCGAGGCAGAACTTGCACGACAG GCCGCTGAATTAGCAGAGATTGCAAGACAAGAATCAGAACTAGCCGCCGCCCGCCTCGAAGAGCTGTCCAAGAGCGAATCTGCTGAAAATAATGAAGCTTTCGCTGACGCTGAGGAGag CGAAACTCCAGCTGCAGATGAGCCCGAACCCATCGTAGAAGAACCGGCCAGCCCCGAAGTCCTCCCCGAAGCAGCCGCCGAGCCCGCTGACGTCAGCGAAGACGAGCAAGCGGAACCTGACGTCACGGACGaggaataa
- the LOC128676896 gene encoding probable maleylacetoacetate isomerase 2 isoform X1, whose amino-acid sequence MSDTKPVLYSYWRSSCSWRVRIALNLKEIPYDIKAVSLIKGGGEQHCNEYRDVNPMEQVPSLCIDGHTFIESLSIMHYLEETRPQRPLMPQDCFKRAKVREICEVISSSIQPLQNLIVLIYVGEEKKKEWAQHWITRGFRAVEKLLSASAGKYCVGDEITLADCCLVPQVFNARRFHVDLRPFPIILRIDRELEQHPAFRAAHPSAQPDCPPEVAK is encoded by the exons atgagTGACACCAAG cCAGTATTGTATTCATACTGGCGAAGCTCATGTTCCTGGCGTGTGAGAATCGCGCTAAACCTCAAGGAGATACCCTACGATATAAAGGCTGTTAGCCTCATCAAGGGTGGTGGTGAACAACATTGCAATGAGTATCGGGATGTCAACCCTATGGAGCAAGTTCCCTCACTTtgtatag ATGGACATACATTTATAGAATCTCTAAGTATAATGCACTATCTAGAGGAGACAAGACCACAAAGACCCTTAATGCCTCAAGACTGTTTCAAGCGGGCCAAAGTTAGAGAGATTTGTGAG GTGATATCATCCAGCATTCAGCCCCTCCAAAACCTGATAGTGCTGATTTACGTTGGCGAGGAGAAGAAGAAGGAGTGGGCTCAGCACTGGATCACACGAGGGTTCAGGGCCGTTGAGAAGTTGCTCTCAGCATCTGCTGGAAAGTACTGTGTGGGGGACGAGATCACATTAGCTGATTGCTGCTTGGTGCCGCAGGTGTTTAATGCTAGAAG ATTCCACGTGGACCTGCGGCCGTTCCCCATAATCCTGCGCATCGACCGCGAGCTGGAGCAGCACCCCGCATTCCGCGCCGCACACCCGTCCGCGCAGCCCGACTGCCCGCCCGAGGTCGCCAAGTGA
- the LOC128676896 gene encoding probable maleylacetoacetate isomerase 2 isoform X2: MAKPVLYSYWRSSCSWRVRIALNLKEIPYDIKAVSLIKGGGEQHCNEYRDVNPMEQVPSLCIDGHTFIESLSIMHYLEETRPQRPLMPQDCFKRAKVREICEVISSSIQPLQNLIVLIYVGEEKKKEWAQHWITRGFRAVEKLLSASAGKYCVGDEITLADCCLVPQVFNARRFHVDLRPFPIILRIDRELEQHPAFRAAHPSAQPDCPPEVAK; this comes from the exons ATGGCTAAG cCAGTATTGTATTCATACTGGCGAAGCTCATGTTCCTGGCGTGTGAGAATCGCGCTAAACCTCAAGGAGATACCCTACGATATAAAGGCTGTTAGCCTCATCAAGGGTGGTGGTGAACAACATTGCAATGAGTATCGGGATGTCAACCCTATGGAGCAAGTTCCCTCACTTtgtatag ATGGACATACATTTATAGAATCTCTAAGTATAATGCACTATCTAGAGGAGACAAGACCACAAAGACCCTTAATGCCTCAAGACTGTTTCAAGCGGGCCAAAGTTAGAGAGATTTGTGAG GTGATATCATCCAGCATTCAGCCCCTCCAAAACCTGATAGTGCTGATTTACGTTGGCGAGGAGAAGAAGAAGGAGTGGGCTCAGCACTGGATCACACGAGGGTTCAGGGCCGTTGAGAAGTTGCTCTCAGCATCTGCTGGAAAGTACTGTGTGGGGGACGAGATCACATTAGCTGATTGCTGCTTGGTGCCGCAGGTGTTTAATGCTAGAAG ATTCCACGTGGACCTGCGGCCGTTCCCCATAATCCTGCGCATCGACCGCGAGCTGGAGCAGCACCCCGCATTCCGCGCCGCACACCCGTCCGCGCAGCCCGACTGCCCGCCCGAGGTCGCCAAGTGA